CCGTACGCATGGGGGTGCGGCGCGACGACCGCTTCATCGGCATGCTGATCGTCGGGGTCTCCATCGGGGACCTGTCGCGCTTCCTGTCCGAACTGTACGTCGACGAGGGGCTGAGCGCCTTCGTGCTCTACGGCCGGGAACACGTACTGGCCCACCAGGCCCTGCGCTACAAGGAGTTCGACTTCTCCGACCATGGCGCCGGGCTGCCGCTGCCGCGCATCGACCAGGTCGACGATCCCGTCCTCGCCAGCCTGTGGCGCGACAGCCGGCCGGCGGACACCTTCGTGATCCCCGGACGCAACTCCGCCAACACGGAGGTGGTCGAGATCGGCGACGACAGCCACCTGTTCCTGCTGCGCACCTTGGAAGGCTACGGCGCCCAGCCCTGGACCGTCGGAATCAACTATCGCCTGGACGAGGTCGGGGTCGAGATCGAGCGGCTGTGGACGACCGGGCTGGTCGGCCTCGGCATCCTGCTGGTGTCGGTCGGCGCCGCCCTCTGGATCGGGCGCGCCATCAGCCGCCAGATCTCCCGGCTGGCCGCCGCCGCCGCCAGCGTCAGCGCGCTCGACTTCCGAAGCGCCCCGACCCTGCCCGACAGCCGCTTCCGCGAGCTGGCGAACGCGGCGGACGCCTTCAACGCCATGGTCGCCGGGCTGCGCTGGTTCGAGACCTATGTTCCCAAGGGGCTGGTGCTGCGCCTGATCCGCCGGAGTGCCCAGGGCGGGGCAACGTCGGCCCTGGTCTCGGAGGAGCGGCAGGTGACCGTGATGTTCACCGACATCCGGGGATTCAGCACCCTGGCCGAGGATCTCGGCGCCGCCGAGACCGCCGCCCTTCTGAACAGCCACTTCACCCTGCTGGCCACCTGCATCGAAGCCGAGGGCGGCACGGTGGACAAGTTCATCGGCGACGCGATCATGGCGTTCTGGGGCGCGCCGGAGGTGCAGCACGACCATGCCGCCCGGGCGCTCCGCGCGGCCCGCGCCATGGCGCTGGCGCTCCGGGCCGACAACGCCAAGCGTCTCGCGGTCGGCCTGCCGGCGGTCCGCATCCGCGTCGGGCTGCACAGCGGCCCGGTGGTGGTCGGCAATATCGGCTCGGCCAGCAGGATCAACTACACGATCGTCGGCGACAGCGTGAACACCGCCGCGCGGATCGAGGAATTGGGCGCCGCGATGCAGGGCGACGCCGAGATCATCGTGCTGGTGGGCGCCACGACCGCGGAGGAGAGCGGCGGCTGCGTTCCCCTCTGCCCCCTGGGTGCCCAGAGCCTGCGCGGCCGGAGCGGCCGGGTCGAGGTGTTCAGGCTGGACGCCTGATCACCCCGGGCCCTTGTCCTTCCCGGCCGGCGCCTACGCCGCCAGGCCCAGCCCCTTCTCCATCACCAGCGCCAGCCGGCGCGAGAACGCGGCCGGATCGGGGATCGGCTCGCCCTCGACGATGCGGGCCTGGTCGAGCAGCAGCCAGGCCACGTCCTCGATA
This Skermanella mucosa DNA region includes the following protein-coding sequences:
- a CDS encoding adenylate/guanylate cyclase domain-containing protein; amino-acid sequence: MTEAANDAPTPLVAPPAALMTTSPITGQVVGRRRRLRLPIAAVLVAGFGTLMLAAVASVLILGLSSAGRNTFALLNDKADLAIDNVVVRVRHQLDPARDQITYLNGLIESGKLDPDDPEAMRDTLRGALAATPQVTGIGFTPLNQIMTRAGRINGEMVESKLDLSASPDMAAALAEARDRQGPFWVEPVWSPDVRTTLLTVRMGVRRDDRFIGMLIVGVSIGDLSRFLSELYVDEGLSAFVLYGREHVLAHQALRYKEFDFSDHGAGLPLPRIDQVDDPVLASLWRDSRPADTFVIPGRNSANTEVVEIGDDSHLFLLRTLEGYGAQPWTVGINYRLDEVGVEIERLWTTGLVGLGILLVSVGAALWIGRAISRQISRLAAAAASVSALDFRSAPTLPDSRFRELANAADAFNAMVAGLRWFETYVPKGLVLRLIRRSAQGGATSALVSEERQVTVMFTDIRGFSTLAEDLGAAETAALLNSHFTLLATCIEAEGGTVDKFIGDAIMAFWGAPEVQHDHAARALRAARAMALALRADNAKRLAVGLPAVRIRVGLHSGPVVVGNIGSASRINYTIVGDSVNTAARIEELGAAMQGDAEIIVLVGATTAEESGGCVPLCPLGAQSLRGRSGRVEVFRLDA